Proteins from a single region of Sphingomonas morindae:
- a CDS encoding DUF3325 family protein, translated as MPTELLPLAYLGFACLAADSHRHRGHRRAPGAARRWGWLWITLALADAVARRGWAEGVIAWAIALSLAALACTLLLSARPRWALAPARLFTRRAG; from the coding sequence ATGCCGACTGAGCTGCTGCCGCTGGCCTATCTCGGCTTCGCCTGTCTCGCCGCCGATTCGCACCGCCATCGCGGCCATCGCCGCGCGCCCGGCGCGGCGCGGCGCTGGGGCTGGCTGTGGATCACGCTCGCGCTCGCCGATGCGGTGGCGCGGCGGGGCTGGGCGGAAGGGGTGATCGCTTGGGCGATCGCGCTCAGCCTCGCCGCGCTCGCCTGCACGCTGCTGCTGTCCGCCCGGCCGCGCTGGGCACTCGCGCCCGCCCGCCTCTTCACCCGCCGCGCGGGCTGA
- a CDS encoding ABC transporter permease: MSLAWRLARRDLRAAGRGLWLLALCLFLGTAALAGIGSLSASIEAALTAESRAMLGGDLELRVSQRRATVEEGAAFAARGRVSESIGLRAMLGRPGGDSVLASLRAVDGGWPLVGEARFAGRRPGPDEVAVAPALADRLGLRLGDTVALGAARLRLVGLILDAPDRLGEFAGFGLPAMIDLRTLDRTALIQPGSLYESRYRLLLPPGADAAAIGKALVARAPSGGWTARTPADAAATLRRTIAELGQFLLLIGLAALAIGGVGVGSGVSAYLAEKTRMVAMLKVLGARASTIAQLFLIELGLVALGGIGAGLAAGAALPLLVARLAGAALPIAPRLGLYPAPLAVAAGLSLLAALLFALPALARARAVPAAALLRDQLAPARRPGLRLALAMAATLIAILALAVASASDRVLAAEFLGATAALLLLLWLLGLGLRTLLRRLPRARHPLVRLALTNLHRPGAQTDRLVVALGLGYALFVALAGIDTSLSAELAGVAPARAPRFFAIDLQPEDRGTFLRAVRGVAPGARIEAVPSLRGAIVALNGRRVAAMRTLPEGAWILRGDRTLTWSATVPPRNRVVAGQWWPAGYRGPPLVSMEDKAARLLGLKVGDTLTVAVLGVEVPARIAALRAIDWSGMGLNFALVFSPGYIEEAPHALLASVYAPADRDGAIGRAVARVLPSVTLVRTGDILGTIGDLTRRMALAVRLAAAVTVAAGLAVLTGAIAASARARRRDAVVLKLLGGRVRQVLAVQALEYGLLALLLAAVALAVGLGAGWLVVTRVLAIGWAPDALVIARTLAAAMLVTLGVGVLGTWPVLRARAAEGLRSG; encoded by the coding sequence GTGAGCCTCGCCTGGCGGCTGGCCCGGCGCGATCTGCGCGCCGCCGGGCGCGGGCTGTGGCTGCTCGCTTTGTGCCTCTTCCTCGGCACCGCCGCGCTGGCCGGCATCGGCAGCCTTTCCGCGAGCATCGAGGCCGCGCTCACCGCCGAGAGCCGGGCCATGCTGGGCGGCGACCTCGAGCTGCGCGTCTCGCAACGGCGCGCGACGGTGGAGGAGGGCGCGGCCTTCGCCGCGCGTGGCCGGGTTTCGGAAAGCATCGGCCTGCGCGCCATGCTGGGCCGGCCGGGCGGCGACTCCGTGCTGGCCAGCCTGCGCGCGGTGGATGGCGGCTGGCCGCTGGTGGGCGAGGCGCGGTTCGCGGGGCGGCGGCCGGGGCCGGACGAGGTGGCGGTGGCGCCCGCGCTGGCCGATCGGCTGGGGCTGCGGCTGGGCGATACGGTGGCGCTGGGCGCGGCGCGGCTGCGGCTGGTGGGGCTGATCCTTGACGCGCCCGATCGGCTGGGCGAGTTCGCCGGCTTCGGCCTGCCCGCGATGATCGATCTGCGCACCCTGGATCGCACCGCGCTGATCCAGCCCGGCAGCCTCTATGAAAGCCGCTACCGGCTGCTGCTGCCGCCCGGCGCCGATGCGGCGGCGATCGGCAAGGCGCTGGTGGCGCGGGCGCCGAGCGGCGGCTGGACGGCGCGCACCCCCGCCGACGCCGCCGCCACGCTCCGCCGCACCATCGCCGAGCTGGGCCAGTTCCTGCTGCTGATCGGGCTCGCCGCGCTGGCGATCGGCGGGGTTGGCGTGGGCAGCGGCGTTTCCGCCTATCTCGCCGAGAAGACGCGCATGGTGGCGATGCTCAAGGTGCTGGGCGCGCGCGCATCGACGATCGCGCAGCTGTTCCTGATCGAGCTTGGCCTGGTCGCGCTGGGCGGGATCGGCGCCGGGCTGGCGGCGGGCGCGGCGCTGCCACTGCTGGTGGCGCGGTTGGCGGGCGCGGCGTTGCCGATTGCGCCCCGGCTCGGCCTCTATCCCGCGCCGCTGGCGGTGGCGGCGGGGCTGAGCCTGCTCGCCGCGCTGCTGTTCGCGCTGCCGGCGCTGGCGCGCGCGCGGGCGGTGCCGGCGGCGGCGCTGCTGCGCGATCAGCTGGCGCCGGCGCGGCGGCCCGGCCTGCGGCTCGCGCTGGCGATGGCCGCGACGCTGATCGCCATCCTCGCTCTGGCGGTGGCGAGCGCCAGCGATCGCGTGCTGGCGGCCGAGTTTCTGGGGGCGACGGCGGCGCTGCTGCTGCTGCTCTGGCTGCTCGGCCTGGGGCTGCGCACGCTGCTCCGGCGGCTGCCGCGCGCGCGCCATCCGCTGGTGCGGCTGGCGCTGACCAATCTTCACCGGCCCGGCGCGCAGACCGATCGGCTGGTGGTGGCGCTGGGGCTTGGCTATGCGCTGTTCGTGGCGCTGGCGGGGATCGACACCAGCCTGTCGGCGGAGCTGGCCGGCGTCGCGCCGGCGCGCGCGCCGCGCTTCTTCGCGATCGATCTCCAGCCCGAGGATCGCGGCACGTTCCTGCGCGCGGTGCGCGGCGTGGCGCCGGGCGCGCGGATCGAGGCGGTGCCGTCGCTGCGCGGCGCGATCGTGGCGCTGAACGGCCGGCGCGTCGCGGCGATGCGGACGCTGCCCGAAGGCGCCTGGATCCTGCGCGGCGACCGCACGCTCACCTGGTCCGCCACGGTGCCGCCGCGCAATCGGGTGGTGGCGGGGCAATGGTGGCCGGCCGGCTATCGCGGGCCGCCGCTCGTCTCGATGGAGGATAAGGCGGCGCGGCTGCTCGGCCTCAAGGTGGGCGACACGCTCACCGTGGCGGTGCTGGGCGTCGAGGTGCCGGCGCGGATCGCCGCGTTGCGCGCGATCGACTGGAGCGGCATGGGGCTCAATTTCGCGCTCGTCTTCTCGCCCGGCTATATCGAGGAGGCGCCGCACGCCCTGCTCGCCAGCGTCTATGCGCCGGCCGATCGCGACGGCGCGATCGGGCGGGCGGTGGCGCGCGTCCTGCCTTCGGTCACGCTGGTGCGCACCGGCGACATTCTCGGCACGATCGGCGATCTCACCCGGCGCATGGCGCTGGCGGTGCGGCTGGCGGCGGCGGTGACGGTGGCGGCCGGGCTGGCGGTGCTGACCGGCGCGATCGCCGCCTCGGCGCGCGCGCGCCGCCGCGATGCGGTGGTGCTCAAGCTGCTCGGCGGCCGCGTGCGGCAGGTGCTGGCGGTGCAGGCGCTGGAATATGGGCTGCTCGCGCTGCTGCTGGCGGCGGTGGCGCTGGCGGTGGGGCTGGGCGCGGGATGGCTGGTCGTCACCCGCGTGCTCGCGATCGGCTGGGCGCCCGACGCGCTGGTGATCGCGCGCACGCTCGCGGCGGCGATGCTCGTCACGCTGGGCGTCGGCGTGCTCGGCACCTGGCCGGTGCTGCGGGCCCGGGCCGCCGAGGGGTTGCGCAGCGGCTGA